In a single window of the Elaeis guineensis isolate ETL-2024a chromosome 4, EG11, whole genome shotgun sequence genome:
- the LOC105034875 gene encoding NADH dehydrogenase [ubiquinone] 1 beta subcomplex subunit 10-B, with product MVRKAKVEFDERPPDDFDPSNPYGDPVAMLEYREHLVREKWIQIETAKIIRERLRWCYRIEGVNHLQKCRHLVQQYLDATRGVGWGKDARPPDLHGPKKDSE from the exons ATGGTGCGGAAGGCGAAGGTAGAGTTCGATGAGAGGCCACCGGACGACTTCGATCCGAGCAACCCGTACGGGGATCCGGTGGCGATGCTGGAGTACAGGGAGCATCTGGTGAGGGAGAAGTGGATTCAGATCGAGACGGCCAAGATCATCCGCGAGCGCCTCCGCTGGTGCTACCGCATCGAGGGCGTCAACCACCTCCAGAAGTGCCGCCACCTCGTCCAGCAGTACCTCGATGCTACCCGCGGCGTCGGCTGGGGCAAGGACGCCCGCCCCCCCGATCTCCACG GTCCCAAGAAGGATTCTGAGTAG